A region of the Bacteroidales bacterium genome:
TAGATTTTCTATCTCTTTATCTTGAACATAAGCCGGCTGATTTTGAAACATTAAAAAACGAACTACTCCTGCCGTTTTTAATACTTCTAGATGGTCATCGTAATCAATCCTGACAAACACATAACAAGTGATTAAAGGAATATCAACTATCTTTTTCCTATCACTCCAATGACGGACGGTTTTAATTACAGGCAGATAAGTCTCTATCCCCTTTTCGGCAAGTAGAAGTGCCACTTTTTTTTCGTGACGTGAACGTGTTGATACTGCATACCAGCGTAAACTACTGCTCATTTCTGTTACTTGAGTTTAGCATGTTGTCAATTTCGATCTGTAAATCAGAGTATTGGAATCCGAGATCACGTACGATTTTTTTGCCGTCAAATCTGCTGTGTTCAAATCCCGATTTTACAATTTGTCGAGTCAATTTTGGAGATATATTAAATATCCAGGCAAAAATTTCGTTTAAAAGAGAAATCGTCCAAAGCATTTTTTTATTTATGAATCTTGGTTTTCGCTCTTTGTTCAATGATTTCTGCACCATTTCAAATAATTTCTGATAGCTTAAATTCTCAGAACAAAGTATATACCTCTGCGATTTTATGTCTGTATCTGATAAAATAATTGCGGCTCTGCACACATCGTTGACAGAGACGTAACCAGTGGTTCCATCAGTTATAAAGGGTAATCCAAATGCCATTTGTTGTAAAAGTGCTGATGAGCTTTTCCCCGAGTTGGCATTTCCCAAAATAATGGCGGGGTTTAGTATCACAGCATTCAATCCCTCTTCAATTCCGCGCCATACTTCAAGTTCGGCTAAGTATTTAGATTTGCCGTAATGGCTCTGTTTCTCGTTTTTTTTAAGGAGATGATTTTCGTTGACTATTTCTTCATTGATAGGGTCTCCTATGGCAGCAACGCTACTTAGGTAAACAAGCTTTGTTGAACTGTTCTTTTCTTTTAGAAGCGCATTGACGATATTTTTTGTTCCATTGACATTTGTGTTGTAAATCTGTTTTTTTGCGTGTGGATTGAAAGAGACATATGCAGCTGTATGATAAAAAATATCAACACCTTGTATAAGGTTATCAACACTCTCTTTGTTTAATATATCGCCAAAAACAAATTGCAGATTTTTGAGATTATCGGCACCTAAAAAGGTTGTGAGTTCTAATTTTGCTCTGTTTGAACGTATAAAGGCTTTTACTTTTACGTCCTTTTCAAGCAACACTTTTATTAGATGCGATCCTACAAGTCCATTCGCCCCGGTTACGGCAACATTCATAGCAAAAACTTTGGTATGCAAATTTAGCAATTTTTCTGCCAAATTATCTTTTTCCCAAAGCCAAGCTTATTGTTGGTTAGTTTAAGATGTTGAGGGTCAAGTATCCATAGGTTTAAATCAGAAATGCGAGCGTATGGAAAGCGTTTTAAATATGTTGTTTTTGCGATCTCTTCGTTAGTTTTATCCACAGGAAAAGTAATTCCTGAGATTTGTAGCCCTTGAATTTTCATAACAATGCGAGTTTCTAGAACGATATTCGCTGCTACGTTTTGGTTCTTTAAGGCTTCTATACCATGTCGCGTGTCGTGGTCGGTTGTGTAAACAAAAACGTTCTTATCTTTTATCCAAGCGTAAAAGCACGATGCACACCATGGAATGTTTTTGTCTGATGTTGCTATTGTAAGCACATGATGTCTGCCAATAAAATCAATAATATGCTTGTCAATTGCGTTTTCCATGTTTAGTTTAACTTGTTAAGAACCAGTTCTGTAATTTTGTTTTTGTCGGTAAGTAAAATGGTTTGGATTCCCAACTTTTCAGCTGCTATTGTGTTTGGTTCAAGATCATCGATAAAGAGTATCTCTTGTGGCAAACATTTTAGCTGTTCTAAAACGTGTTGGTAAATTTCTTCCGAAGGTTTGCGACAACCTATTATATACGATAAAAATAGTCCATCGAATAGAGATACCAAGCTTTCGGCTAAATTTTGCTCGGCTATTTTTTGGTTGCTGTGGTTAAAGTGGATATTATTAGTATTACTTAGTAAGTATAGTGGGTATTTATTTTTTAGAGAATGTAGTAGGCTAATGGCTTGACTGTTAAAGTCTAACAGAAGTGCATTCCATGCATTGTCAATGGTTTTATCATCAACGTCGACATTCAAATTTTTTCTGATTGCACTGCGAAACTCATCATCGGTTATTGCTCCTGATTCGTAATTTAGATAAACATCTAACAGAAGTTTTGAATCTCTTAAAATCTCTTTTGGGTTACCTGTAATTTTTGAATAGGCTTCGAATGTTTTATCAAAATCGATATCCATTAAAACTCCGCCTAAATCGAATATGATGTACTTAATCTTCATTTGTCTACAATTTTTTCTATCTAATGTTTTATGTAATTTTTTGTTAAGATTTGGCTGTAAAAATAGTATCTGGTACTTGAATTTCTGATATATTAAAGGATTGAGCAAACGGCTCTAGTACTAAGTTAACATAATTTTTAATATCCTCGGGTTTATCTATGATATAAAAACCTTTTTTACTACTCAAATGCTTTGCCAAGTATTCTTGTTCCCATTGATTTTTTGTCGGAAGCATTATAAGTGGTTTTGAAAGTACAACACAGTCCATTATTGTTGTATACCCTGCAAGCGCAACCACTATTTTTGAACATTTTACTACGCGATAAAAATCTTCGGTGTTGAGATGACCATAAATATCAATGTTTTCGTAAACGTCTGATTTTTCACGATTAGTGTAGCCTAATACTGCAAGTTTCCCGTCACATTTTGAAAGAATGTCAATAAACTTCTTTGCCAAACGGTTTCTGTAAGGCTGAGGACCCGATGTAATATAGACCATATCATACTCAAACTTAGTGTCGACACTTTTATGGCCTATTGACGTAAAACGGCTTAGTGGTCCGCAATAAAACGATTTTATTTTCAGATTTTTTGAATTGGAAAGTTTTCCTGCCAATATGCTGTTTGGAAAATCGGGAATAAGAGCGTAATCGAATTTGTTAACTATTCGCGTGTAAATTTTATTTATTAGCTTGCCCGTCAACCCTTTAACAGGGAGATTTGTTTGATGACTTAAATAACACGAGACACTATTACGTGAACGGAAAAAGGGTCTGTTATCGCTTATAATTACATCAACAGCGTTGGCTTTTGAGATTTTTTTTGCTATAAACAGTTCCCTTATAAAAACAAAGGAAATTTTAGGTAACTGTAATATAAGCGACTGAATAGGAGTTAGGTGGGGGTAATACCTTATATTATATCCAACAACTTTAATTTTCTTAAACGAATACCCTTCAAGTAAAAAAAACTGCTTTTGGGGTAATGCAAATATTATTTCATAATTCCTTTTCTGCAATTCTTCGGCAAGGGCAATCACTCTTGTTGTGTGTCCCATGCCCCAATCTAAAGGCGCAAATAAAACTTTGGTAGACAAATGCTTGTTATTTTAAGTTCCAAGTTATCTCTGTGTCCCAATTTGCTCGTATAGTAATATCTTTACCATACGTCAGAACCAATTCGGGCAATAACTTTTTATAATAGTCTCCTGTATCCCATTTTTTATTTCCATTTGAATCAACAAAAAGCCTTAGAGTGTATTTTCCGGGTTTCAAGTCGCTTATTGTTAATGTTTGAGATATTGGATAAAAACTTTGCCATACAACATTTTTTGAGTTGTCGTAAAGCTCTATTACAGAGTTGTTTTCAATCTCTCCGATAATGTTTACTGCTAAAATTCCATATTCCGACTCGTCGGGAACTCTAAATTTTAAGCTTTTTGGATGTAAGTACTGTTCGTAAATATCTGAAATGGCTAATGTGTCGAAAACCATCTCATAATTGTTGTCTTGAACAAACTGGTAATCAACAATTAATAGGCTTTTTGTTGTGTCCAATTTAGCGTTGAAGCTAACAGCCTTTTTCACTGTGTCTTCCAAAGTTAAGAGCTTGATTTTTTCATAGTCAATTGAATCAATTGGATGATTAAAGTTTAAAACAAGTTTTTTGTTTTTGTCTAAAACGTTGCTAACAACATTTGATGTGAACGTAACAATGGTATCATCATCAAACATCTTGTTTTTTTCCACTACAAGTGTTACAGTATCCTTTTGCGTTGTCAGATTTTCTAAGGAATCGAGGATACCGTATTCTATGACAGCCTTTAATGTATCAGATAGTGTCATTTCAAAACTTGGAACAGCAAACAACAGTGA
Encoded here:
- a CDS encoding HAD family phosphatase: MKIKYIIFDLGGVLMDIDFDKTFEAYSKITGNPKEILRDSKLLLDVYLNYESGAITDDEFRSAIRKNLNVDVDDKTIDNAWNALLLDFNSQAISLLHSLKNKYPLYLLSNTNNIHFNHSNQKIAEQNLAESLVSLFDGLFLSYIIGCRKPSEEIYQHVLEQLKCLPQEILFIDDLEPNTIAAEKLGIQTILLTDKNKITELVLNKLN
- a CDS encoding UpxY family transcription antiterminator, which translates into the protein MSSSLRWYAVSTRSRHEKKVALLLAEKGIETYLPVIKTVRHWSDRKKIVDIPLITCYVFVRIDYDDHLEVLKTAGVVRFLMFQNQPAYVQDKEIENLRILTENSENVKVQDIDLQIGDYIEIDSGPFSGFQGEIIRKKSNQILVVRLDFMSTMICVEISSKYL
- a CDS encoding NAD-dependent epimerase/dehydratase family protein; this encodes MHTKVFAMNVAVTGANGLVGSHLIKVLLEKDVKVKAFIRSNRAKLELTTFLGADNLKNLQFVFGDILNKESVDNLIQGVDIFYHTAAYVSFNPHAKKQIYNTNVNGTKNIVNALLKEKNSSTKLVYLSSVAAIGDPINEEIVNENHLLKKNEKQSHYGKSKYLAELEVWRGIEEGLNAVILNPAIILGNANSGKSSSALLQQMAFGLPFITDGTTGYVSVNDVCRAAIILSDTDIKSQRYILCSENLSYQKLFEMVQKSLNKERKPRFINKKMLWTISLLNEIFAWIFNISPKLTRQIVKSGFEHSRFDGKKIVRDLGFQYSDLQIEIDNMLNSSNRNEQ